The following are from one region of the Stanieria cyanosphaera PCC 7437 genome:
- a CDS encoding ribulose bisphosphate carboxylase small subunit, with the protein MVVRTKAAPPTPWSKDLAEPQIDESAYVHSFSNLIGDVQIGANVLVAPGTSIRADEGTPFYIGDNTNIQDGVVIHGLEQGRVRGDDGKDYSVWIGKNSCITHMALIHGPAYVGDECFIGFRSTVFNAKVGKGCIVMMHALIQDVEIPPGKYVPSGAVITNQQQADRLSDIQDSDRAFAHHVVEINEALLAGYHCAENAACITPLREERGFSQPSRTEETNGNNYINSVGNMSLNSDIKAQVRSLLNQGCSLSIEYANQRRFKTKSWLTGGQINSTKESQVLSELENILSQHQGEYVQLIGVDPQAKRRVAEIIIQRPGDSLTTTKTTTSKAKSYTSNRHSNGNGSSNGHSNGNGNGHLSDAIAQQVRSLLNQGCDIGIEHANQRRFKTKSWLTAGQFSGNTNQVISQVESALNEYAGEYVRLIGVDSNAKSRLAEIIIQRPGDSSNHSSKSNGASSYSNGRSKSYSSNKVGSNSLSSEILQEVRSLLASGYKIGTEHADQRRFKTKSWQSCSPIDSKREAEVVAALEACLAEHAGEYVRMIGIDSNAKRRVSETIIQRPGDTPKTVKANTTSSTSSQSNGNGNGFRYSNEFSNRHLTPEALEQIRSLLAGGYKIGTEHADQRRFKTKSWQSCSPIESRHELDVVAALEVCLAEHSGEYVRLIGIDPNAKRRVSETIIQRP; encoded by the coding sequence ATGGTAGTCCGCACCAAAGCGGCTCCCCCGACTCCTTGGTCGAAAGATTTAGCTGAACCCCAAATAGATGAAAGTGCTTATGTCCATTCGTTTTCCAATTTGATTGGTGATGTCCAAATTGGTGCAAACGTTTTAGTTGCTCCTGGCACTTCTATTAGGGCTGATGAAGGTACTCCGTTTTATATTGGGGACAATACTAATATCCAAGATGGAGTCGTGATTCACGGCTTAGAACAAGGTCGGGTGAGGGGCGACGACGGCAAAGATTATTCTGTCTGGATTGGCAAAAATTCTTGTATCACCCATATGGCACTAATTCATGGACCTGCATATGTAGGAGATGAGTGCTTTATTGGTTTTAGATCTACAGTATTTAATGCCAAAGTCGGTAAAGGTTGTATCGTGATGATGCACGCCTTGATTCAAGATGTAGAAATACCTCCGGGAAAATATGTTCCTTCAGGGGCAGTGATTACTAATCAACAACAAGCCGATCGCTTATCGGATATTCAAGATAGCGATCGCGCTTTTGCGCATCATGTCGTTGAAATCAACGAAGCACTTTTAGCGGGATATCATTGTGCGGAAAATGCTGCTTGTATTACTCCCCTCCGCGAAGAACGTGGTTTTTCTCAACCAAGCAGAACTGAAGAAACTAATGGTAATAACTATATAAATTCAGTAGGAAATATGAGTTTAAATTCAGATATTAAAGCCCAAGTGCGATCGCTATTGAACCAAGGTTGTTCTCTTAGTATTGAGTATGCCAATCAACGTCGTTTCAAAACTAAATCTTGGCTAACTGGAGGACAAATCAATAGCACAAAAGAAAGCCAAGTCCTCAGTGAACTAGAAAATATTCTCAGTCAACATCAAGGAGAATATGTCCAGTTAATTGGAGTAGATCCACAAGCGAAACGAAGAGTAGCAGAAATTATTATCCAACGACCTGGAGATAGTTTAACTACAACCAAAACAACTACTAGCAAAGCTAAATCATACACTAGCAACCGTCACTCTAATGGTAACGGCAGTAGTAACGGTCATAGTAACGGTAATGGTAATGGACATTTAAGTGATGCAATAGCACAACAAGTCCGTTCTTTGCTCAATCAAGGATGTGATATTGGGATTGAACACGCTAATCAACGTCGCTTCAAAACTAAATCTTGGTTAACAGCAGGACAATTTAGTGGCAATACGAATCAGGTTATCAGTCAAGTTGAATCTGCTTTAAATGAGTATGCTGGAGAATATGTCCGCTTAATTGGCGTAGACTCTAATGCTAAAAGCAGATTAGCAGAAATTATTATCCAAAGACCTGGAGATAGTTCCAATCACTCTTCTAAATCAAATGGTGCTTCTAGTTATAGCAATGGTCGTAGTAAAAGCTATAGCAGTAACAAGGTTGGCAGTAACAGCCTAAGTTCAGAAATATTGCAAGAAGTACGTTCTTTATTAGCTAGTGGCTATAAAATCGGTACAGAACACGCCGACCAACGTCGTTTTAAAACTAAGTCGTGGCAAAGCTGTTCTCCAATTGATAGTAAACGAGAAGCTGAAGTAGTAGCAGCCTTAGAAGCTTGTCTAGCTGAACACGCAGGCGAATACGTTCGTATGATTGGCATTGACTCCAATGCTAAACGCCGAGTTTCCGAAACGATCATTCAGCGTCCTGGCGATACTCCCAAAACAGTAAAAGCAAATACCACATCCTCTACCTCTAGTCAGAGCAACGGCAATGGCAACGGTTTTCGTTATAGCAATGAATTCAGCAATCGTCACCTCACTCCAGAAGCTTTAGAACAAATTCGTTCTCTTTTAGCTGGAGGCTACAAAATCGGGACAGAACACGCTGACCAACGTCGTTTTAAAACTAAGTCATGGCAAAGTTGTTCTCCTATCGAAAGTCGTCACGAGTTAGACGTAGTTGCTGCCTTAGAAGTTTGTTTAGCAGAACACTCAGGCGAATATGTTCGTTTGATTGGAATTGACCCTAATGCAAAACGACGAGTTTCCGAAACTATTATTCAGCGTCCTTAG
- a CDS encoding EutN/CcmL family microcompartment protein: MKIAKVRGTVVSTHKSSSMTGVKLLLVQYIDEQGQLLPKYEVAGDPVGAGVNEWVLVSRGSAARTETGHEHRPLDAIVVGIIDTVSVDNRPLYSKKEAERFL, from the coding sequence ATGAAAATCGCTAAAGTTCGTGGCACAGTGGTAAGCACCCACAAATCCTCTAGCATGACAGGAGTTAAGTTGTTGCTGGTTCAATATATTGATGAGCAGGGACAACTTTTACCAAAATATGAAGTTGCTGGCGATCCAGTTGGTGCTGGTGTTAATGAGTGGGTTCTAGTGAGTAGAGGTAGTGCTGCTCGTACCGAAACTGGACACGAACATCGACCGCTAGATGCGATAGTAGTGGGAATTATAGATACAGTAAGTGTAGATAATCGACCGCTTTACAGTAAAAAAGAAGCAGAACGTTTTTTGTGA
- a CDS encoding carbon dioxide-concentrating mechanism protein CcmK — MSIAVGMIETLGFPAVVEAADAMVKAARVTLVGYEKIGTGRVTVIVRGDVSEVQASVSAGIENVRRVNGGSVLSHHIIARPHENLEYVLPIRYTEAVEQFRESVNPQPLRRP, encoded by the coding sequence ATGTCCATTGCAGTAGGAATGATTGAAACCTTGGGTTTCCCAGCAGTAGTAGAAGCTGCTGACGCGATGGTAAAAGCAGCTCGTGTTACTTTAGTCGGCTACGAAAAAATCGGTACAGGACGAGTAACCGTCATTGTGCGAGGAGATGTTTCTGAAGTACAGGCTTCTGTTTCGGCGGGAATTGAAAACGTCAGAAGAGTTAACGGTGGTAGTGTTTTGTCTCATCACATTATCGCTCGTCCTCACGAAAACCTCGAATATGTTCTACCAATTCGTTATACCGAAGCTGTCGAACAATTTAGGGAAAGTGTCAATCCTCAGCCTTTAAGAAGACCATAA
- a CDS encoding carbon dioxide-concentrating mechanism protein CcmK yields MSIAVGMIETLGFPAVVEAADAMVKAARVTLVGYEKIGTGRVTVIVRGDVSEVQASVAAGIENVSRVNGGKVLSTHIIARPHENLEYVLPIRYTEEVEQFRSY; encoded by the coding sequence ATGTCCATTGCAGTAGGAATGATTGAAACCTTGGGTTTCCCAGCAGTAGTAGAAGCTGCTGACGCAATGGTAAAAGCAGCTCGTGTTACTTTAGTCGGCTACGAAAAAATCGGTACAGGACGAGTAACTGTCATTGTGCGAGGAGATGTTTCTGAAGTACAAGCTTCAGTTGCAGCGGGAATTGAAAACGTCAGCAGAGTTAACGGTGGAAAAGTATTGTCTACTCACATTATCGCTCGTCCTCACGAAAACCTAGAATACGTTCTGCCAATACGCTACACCGAAGAAGTAGAGCAGTTTAGATCCTACTAG
- a CDS encoding carbon dioxide-concentrating mechanism protein CcmK, protein MPIAVGMIETLGFPAVVEAADAMVKAARVTLVGYEKIGTGRVTVIVRGDVSEVQASVSAGIEAANRVNGGEVLSTHIIARPHENLEYVLPIRYTEEVEQFRTY, encoded by the coding sequence ATGCCAATTGCAGTAGGAATGATCGAAACTTTAGGTTTTCCAGCAGTAGTAGAAGCTGCTGATGCTATGGTAAAAGCAGCTCGTGTTACTTTAGTCGGCTACGAAAAAATCGGTACAGGACGAGTAACCGTCATCGTACGAGGAGATGTTTCTGAAGTACAAGCTTCTGTTTCGGCCGGAATTGAAGCTGCTAACAGAGTTAATGGTGGAGAAGTATTGTCTACTCACATTATTGCACGTCCTCATGAAAACCTAGAATACGTTCTGCCAATACGCTACACCGAAGAAGTAGAGCAGTTCCGAACTTATTAA
- a CDS encoding NAD(P)H-quinone oxidoreductase subunit F — protein sequence MTDFFLQTTWIVPLYGLLGSILTLPWSLGIIRKTGPRPATYLNLLMTIVALIHGSIVFNLIWIQPTQQIVFHWLKVADLDLTLAIELSPVSVGALELVTGISLLAQIYALGYMEKDWSLARFFGLMGVFEGALGGIALSDSLLLSYALLELLTLSTYLLVGFWYAQPLVVTAARDAFLTKRVGDIILLMGLVALSAYGAGLNFSQLEKWANTFPLTPLASALLGLSLIAGPTGKCAQFPLNLWLDEAMEGPNPAGIMRNSIVVSAGAYVLIKLQPVFTLSPVSSDVLIILGTVTAIGTSLMAIAQIDIKRALSHSTSAYLGLVFIAVGLGQVDIAFLLLFTHAVAKALLFMSAGSIILTTSNQNITEMGGLWSRMPATTMAFVVGSTGLVALMPMGMFWTFQRWFNGSWEVDWWLLGVLLFVNTLSALNLTRVFRLVFLGEPQMKTRRAPEVPWPMALPMVSLTILVLLAPAAPIKWPLWLSPTTPLALGEETLIQLATPLLIVSGLVGCAIGATLHLHKAWARPTQVVWRFFQDLFAYDFYIDRFYQLTVVAAVTGLSKLTAWIDRYVVDGAVNLVSLFTIFSGNALKYNVSGQSQFYILTILVGVSLLLWSVLSGQWSIVTNYWSSLINQ from the coding sequence ATGACTGACTTTTTTTTACAAACTACTTGGATTGTGCCTTTATACGGTCTTTTGGGGTCTATTTTGACTTTACCTTGGTCTTTGGGTATTATTCGCAAAACAGGACCTAGACCTGCAACTTATCTCAATTTATTGATGACTATAGTAGCTTTAATTCATGGCTCGATTGTCTTCAATTTAATTTGGATTCAACCAACTCAACAGATAGTTTTTCATTGGCTTAAAGTAGCAGATTTGGACTTGACCTTAGCAATTGAACTTTCTCCTGTAAGTGTTGGAGCATTAGAGTTAGTTACAGGCATCAGTTTGCTAGCTCAAATTTATGCTCTTGGTTATATGGAAAAAGATTGGTCTTTGGCTCGTTTCTTTGGTTTGATGGGCGTTTTTGAAGGAGCTTTAGGGGGAATTGCTTTGAGTGATTCTTTACTCTTGAGTTATGCCTTATTAGAGTTGTTAACTTTATCTACTTATCTCTTGGTAGGTTTTTGGTATGCTCAACCTTTAGTAGTTACAGCAGCTAGAGATGCATTTTTAACCAAGCGAGTTGGAGATATCATCCTACTGATGGGTTTAGTAGCTCTTTCTGCCTATGGTGCAGGATTGAATTTTTCTCAGTTAGAAAAATGGGCTAATACTTTTCCTTTAACACCATTAGCTTCGGCTTTGTTGGGATTATCTTTAATTGCAGGACCTACTGGAAAATGCGCTCAATTTCCTCTGAATTTGTGGTTAGATGAAGCGATGGAAGGTCCTAACCCTGCCGGAATTATGAGAAATTCTATTGTTGTCTCGGCGGGTGCTTATGTGCTGATTAAATTGCAGCCTGTTTTTACTCTCTCGCCTGTTTCTTCTGATGTTTTAATTATTTTGGGAACAGTAACGGCGATTGGGACTTCTTTAATGGCGATCGCGCAAATTGATATTAAACGAGCTTTATCCCACTCTACTAGTGCTTACTTAGGATTAGTCTTTATTGCGGTAGGACTAGGACAAGTAGATATTGCATTTTTACTGTTATTTACTCATGCGGTTGCCAAAGCCTTACTCTTTATGAGTGCGGGGTCGATTATTTTGACGACTAGTAATCAAAATATCACCGAGATGGGGGGATTGTGGTCACGGATGCCTGCTACGACTATGGCTTTTGTAGTTGGTAGTACAGGATTGGTTGCTTTGATGCCAATGGGTATGTTCTGGACTTTCCAGCGATGGTTTAATGGTTCGTGGGAAGTTGATTGGTGGTTACTGGGAGTTTTATTGTTTGTTAATACTCTATCTGCCTTAAATTTGACCAGAGTATTTCGGTTAGTATTTTTGGGCGAACCACAAATGAAAACCCGTCGTGCGCCTGAAGTACCTTGGCCGATGGCATTGCCAATGGTATCTTTAACAATTTTAGTTTTGTTAGCACCAGCAGCACCAATTAAATGGCCTTTGTGGTTGAGTCCAACTACTCCATTGGCTTTGGGAGAGGAAACTCTTATTCAATTAGCTACACCCCTTTTGATAGTTTCTGGGTTAGTCGGTTGTGCAATAGGAGCAACACTTCATTTACACAAAGCTTGGGCTAGACCAACTCAAGTTGTTTGGAGATTTTTCCAAGATTTGTTTGCTTACGATTTTTATATTGACCGTTTCTATCAACTCACTGTAGTGGCAGCCGTGACTGGATTGTCTAAATTAACTGCTTGGATTGATCGCTATGTAGTAGATGGTGCAGTCAATTTGGTGAGTCTGTTTACAATTTTTAGTGGTAATGCTCTCAAATACAATGTTTCTGGGCAGTCTCAATTCTATATCCTGACAATTCTGGTGGGTGTTAGTTTGCTGCTTTGGTCGGTACTTAGTGGTCAATGGTCAATTGTTACCAATTATTGGTCATCTCTAATCAATCAATAA
- a CDS encoding NADH-quinone oxidoreductase subunit M, with translation MLSALIVIPLLGAALIGFWPQQIEGKTTRSIALVIAISTIVVNLILGLKFDPSIAQFQFSEDIAWIEWLGLNYHLGIDGLSFPLIFLNSLLTFIAVVNSKKLIERPRLYYSMLLFLSAGAAGAFLAQDLLLFFLFYELEIIPLYFLIAIWGGKRRGYAAMKFLLYTAVSGILVLASFLGLVWLTGSHSFDYQALRSHNLSLNSQLLLLAPLLIGVFIKIPIFPFHTWLPDAHVEASTPISVLLAGVLLKLGTYALLRFAVGLFLDGWVVLAPWMAILAAISALYGASCAIAQKDMKKVVAYSSIAHMAYILLGASATTRLSITASVFQMVSHGLISALLFLLVGVVYEKTGTRDVDALRGLLNPEKGLPVTGSLMILGVMASSGIPGMVGFIAEFLVFRGSFPIFPIPTLLCLVGTGLTAVYFLLVINRVFFGRLTDNLAQLPPVKWAELAPAFVLITLIFAFGIQPSWVVHWSEVQAVALLTAG, from the coding sequence ATGCTCAGTGCTTTAATCGTAATTCCTTTGCTTGGTGCAGCGTTAATTGGCTTTTGGCCTCAACAAATTGAAGGAAAAACTACTCGTTCAATTGCTTTAGTTATCGCAATCAGCACAATTGTTGTCAATTTGATTTTGGGATTGAAATTCGATCCTAGTATTGCTCAATTTCAATTTTCGGAAGATATTGCTTGGATAGAGTGGCTGGGATTAAATTATCATTTGGGCATTGATGGATTATCTTTCCCTTTGATATTTTTAAATAGTTTATTGACTTTCATTGCCGTAGTTAATAGCAAGAAGCTGATTGAAAGACCCCGATTGTATTACTCAATGTTGTTATTTTTGAGTGCGGGGGCTGCGGGAGCTTTTTTAGCACAAGATTTATTGCTGTTTTTTCTCTTTTATGAGTTAGAAATTATTCCTCTTTATTTCTTAATTGCGATTTGGGGAGGAAAAAGAAGAGGTTATGCAGCAATGAAGTTTTTGCTATATACAGCAGTATCGGGAATTTTGGTGTTGGCTTCTTTCTTAGGATTGGTATGGCTGACAGGTTCTCATAGCTTTGATTATCAAGCATTGCGATCGCATAATTTATCACTCAATAGTCAACTGTTATTGCTAGCACCATTGTTAATTGGTGTTTTTATCAAAATTCCGATTTTTCCTTTTCATACTTGGTTACCAGATGCTCACGTCGAAGCTTCGACTCCAATTTCTGTATTACTAGCAGGAGTGTTATTAAAACTCGGTACTTATGCCTTACTTCGTTTTGCAGTAGGGTTATTCTTAGATGGATGGGTAGTGTTAGCTCCTTGGATGGCAATTTTAGCTGCAATTAGTGCCTTATATGGAGCGTCTTGCGCGATCGCTCAAAAAGATATGAAAAAGGTTGTTGCTTATTCTTCGATTGCTCACATGGCTTATATTCTGTTGGGTGCATCTGCTACTACAAGATTAAGTATTACTGCTTCCGTGTTTCAAATGGTTAGTCACGGTTTAATTTCTGCCCTATTATTTTTATTAGTAGGAGTAGTTTATGAAAAAACTGGAACTCGCGATGTTGATGCGCTCAGAGGTTTATTAAATCCAGAAAAAGGTTTACCTGTAACTGGTAGTCTAATGATCTTAGGAGTAATGGCAAGTTCGGGAATACCAGGAATGGTAGGTTTTATTGCTGAATTTTTGGTTTTTAGAGGAAGTTTTCCAATCTTTCCCATTCCAACTCTTCTTTGTTTAGTTGGGACAGGATTAACTGCTGTTTATTTTCTTTTGGTAATCAACCGAGTTTTCTTTGGTCGTTTGACAGATAATTTAGCTCAATTACCTCCAGTAAAATGGGCTGAACTCGCTCCTGCTTTTGTTTTGATTACTTTAATTTTTGCTTTTGGCATTCAACCAAGCTGGGTAGTTCATTGGAGTGAAGTACAAGCAGTTGCTTTATTGACTGCTGGTTAA
- a CDS encoding CO2 hydration protein, giving the protein MVTTTKNKFSQSRLIEEYIQKLELGEALLQDSPTNLIEVVGILKSYGVVLDAYSNNLCYIANHQFLVLFPFFKYFNGKINSEKLLHHWWHDRINYEYAEYCMKAMFWHGGGGLDAYVDSPEFLQVVEEVIQARFKYNPLLLGLHKIFKDFLPEQMRQMAYYSGLGQFWRVMADMFLSLSDRYDRGEIKSIPDVVQHILDGLVADAARPITYKVQIRGKEYELIPQSAGLTFLPDTAVPYVEAVFFRGTPFPGTVSYNAQAYQIPYDQGMFNYGALYADPLPVGSAGIPPTLLMQDMRHFLPDYLLDFYHQGIRGEGDLRVKICQSFQKSMFCVTTAAIRGLAPHPLNTNDPKEQQANRVYLTGWLKRLQDSRLITVNS; this is encoded by the coding sequence ATGGTTACTACAACTAAAAATAAATTTTCTCAATCGCGTTTAATCGAAGAATATATTCAAAAATTGGAATTGGGAGAAGCATTACTTCAAGATTCTCCTACTAATTTAATTGAAGTTGTTGGCATTTTAAAAAGTTATGGCGTGGTTTTAGATGCTTATTCTAATAATCTTTGCTATATTGCCAACCATCAATTTTTAGTTTTATTTCCTTTTTTTAAATACTTTAATGGAAAAATTAATTCCGAAAAATTATTACACCATTGGTGGCATGACAGAATTAACTATGAATATGCTGAATATTGTATGAAAGCAATGTTTTGGCATGGTGGCGGTGGTTTGGATGCCTACGTTGATTCACCAGAATTTTTGCAAGTAGTTGAAGAAGTAATTCAAGCTAGATTTAAATACAATCCTTTATTATTGGGGTTACATAAAATCTTTAAGGATTTTCTCCCTGAACAGATGCGCCAAATGGCTTACTATAGCGGATTGGGTCAATTTTGGCGAGTCATGGCAGATATGTTTCTCAGTTTATCAGACCGATATGATCGCGGAGAAATCAAATCTATTCCTGATGTTGTTCAACATATCCTTGATGGTTTAGTAGCTGATGCTGCACGTCCGATTACCTACAAAGTACAAATTCGAGGTAAAGAATACGAATTAATTCCCCAATCTGCTGGCTTAACTTTTCTTCCTGATACAGCAGTACCATATGTAGAGGCTGTATTTTTCAGAGGAACTCCTTTTCCTGGCACAGTTTCTTATAATGCTCAAGCTTATCAAATTCCTTACGATCAGGGTATGTTTAATTATGGGGCTTTGTATGCAGATCCTCTACCCGTTGGTAGTGCAGGTATTCCGCCCACATTGTTGATGCAGGATATGCGGCACTTTTTACCTGATTATCTACTAGATTTTTATCATCAAGGAATTAGAGGCGAAGGCGATTTGCGGGTCAAAATTTGCCAAAGTTTCCAAAAATCGATGTTTTGTGTAACTACAGCAGCTATTAGGGGATTAGCTCCTCATCCACTTAATACTAATGATCCTAAAGAACAACAGGCAAATCGAGTTTATCTAACAGGATGGTTAAAACGTTTACAAGATTCTCGTTTAATTACAGTTAATAGTTAA
- the priA gene encoding primosomal protein N': MVDRVEPNTAFTSSPTKAVMCVAEETKLYQTESNQQQWVEVLVDCPGIQGLYTYYLPTDLIVNPGDIVSVPFGAQIIGGIAIRLCYTPPVDLELSRIRPIEDVITSGFFPQSYWQLLQQIAQYYCSDLMSVIRVALPPGLLGRSQRRIRLKLESIPPGAETFCSVVAGKILRLLQNQAEGDYSVNYLKNQIKGAIRGIRELNKRGWIESYLEPPRPIQAKLKTAVTLINDNFLLDLTSRQGEVLQILKNNGGEIWLTELIQLCRTTPATVKKLAQKGYVTLSEREILRKEQGIAQPQDIPKKLNQAQAKALASIQNLTGTAQILLHGVTGSGKTEVYLQAIAPILAAGKSALVLVPEIGLTPQLTDRFRARFGEQVCVYHSALSDGERYDTWRQMIQGEPQVVIGTRSAIFAPLPNLGLIVLDEEHDSSFKQTSPIPTYHARKVAQVRSQLENCPLILGSATPSLESWEQINHLPVENSEFYYLSLPERIQARSLPSIEIVDLREELNRGNRSIFSKSLQSALVQMKERGQQGILFIPRRGHSTFVSCRSCGYVVECPHCDVSLSYHYTHEGATPLLRCHYCNYVALQPKQCPECESPYLKFFGSGTQKVTQELNKLFPNLKCIRFDSDTTRTKGAHRQLLARFAAGEADILVGTQMLTKGLDVAGVTVVGVVAADGLLHRSDYRAGERAFQTLTQVAGRAGRGEETGRVIIQTYSPEHPVIKAVQEHDYVSFSNTELQQRAELNYPPYGNLILIKFSGVEEKQVQQTAEIVAERCINLLSSQTQILGPAPASIMRIARRYRWQILIKFATEEKEQLPDLNQLRSLCPQSVSMVIDVDPMNID; the protein is encoded by the coding sequence ATGGTTGATCGAGTCGAACCAAATACTGCTTTTACCTCCTCACCAACAAAAGCAGTAATGTGCGTAGCGGAAGAGACTAAACTTTACCAGACCGAATCGAATCAGCAACAATGGGTTGAAGTTTTAGTAGATTGTCCAGGTATTCAAGGTTTGTACACTTATTACTTACCAACCGATTTAATAGTCAACCCAGGCGATATTGTCAGCGTGCCTTTTGGGGCGCAAATTATTGGAGGTATTGCGATTAGGCTTTGTTATACACCACCAGTAGATTTAGAATTAAGTCGTATTCGTCCAATAGAAGACGTAATTACTTCAGGTTTTTTTCCTCAATCTTATTGGCAATTACTTCAGCAAATAGCTCAATATTACTGTAGTGATTTGATGAGTGTGATTCGGGTAGCACTTCCTCCTGGTTTATTAGGGCGATCGCAGCGCAGAATTCGTCTTAAACTAGAATCAATTCCCCCTGGTGCAGAAACCTTTTGTAGTGTAGTTGCAGGAAAGATTTTACGATTACTGCAAAATCAAGCAGAGGGAGATTACAGCGTTAACTATTTAAAAAATCAAATTAAAGGTGCAATTAGAGGTATCAGAGAATTGAATAAGCGCGGTTGGATCGAAAGTTATCTTGAACCACCTCGACCGATTCAAGCTAAATTAAAAACTGCGGTTACGCTGATTAATGATAATTTCCTGCTCGATTTGACTTCTCGCCAAGGGGAAGTTTTACAAATCCTCAAAAACAATGGAGGGGAAATCTGGCTGACGGAATTAATCCAACTGTGTCGTACTACCCCAGCGACAGTTAAGAAATTAGCTCAAAAAGGCTATGTAACTTTATCAGAACGAGAAATACTGAGAAAAGAACAAGGAATTGCTCAACCACAAGACATTCCTAAAAAACTTAATCAAGCTCAAGCCAAAGCTTTAGCTAGTATCCAAAATTTAACAGGAACTGCCCAAATATTATTGCATGGGGTAACAGGTTCGGGAAAAACAGAAGTTTACTTACAAGCGATCGCACCAATTTTAGCAGCAGGTAAATCTGCGTTAGTGTTAGTTCCTGAAATTGGTTTAACTCCCCAACTTACAGATCGTTTTCGCGCTCGTTTTGGCGAACAAGTTTGTGTTTATCACAGTGCTTTGTCCGATGGAGAACGTTATGATACCTGGCGACAAATGATTCAAGGAGAACCCCAGGTAGTCATTGGTACTCGTTCAGCCATATTTGCACCATTACCTAATTTAGGATTGATTGTACTTGATGAAGAACACGACTCCAGTTTCAAACAAACCTCTCCCATTCCTACTTATCATGCTAGAAAAGTAGCCCAAGTGCGATCGCAATTAGAAAATTGTCCCCTTATTTTAGGTTCGGCAACTCCTTCCCTAGAAAGTTGGGAGCAAATTAATCACTTACCAGTTGAAAATTCTGAATTTTATTATTTATCTCTACCAGAAAGAATTCAAGCACGCTCTTTACCATCCATCGAAATAGTTGATTTGCGAGAGGAGTTAAATCGGGGTAATCGTTCGATTTTTAGTAAATCCCTTCAATCAGCTTTGGTACAAATGAAAGAGCGAGGACAACAGGGCATTTTATTTATTCCTAGAAGGGGACACAGTACTTTTGTTTCTTGTCGCAGTTGTGGTTATGTCGTCGAATGTCCCCATTGCGATGTTTCCCTTTCCTATCACTACACGCATGAAGGCGCAACTCCCCTACTACGTTGTCACTACTGTAATTATGTTGCCCTGCAACCCAAACAATGTCCTGAATGCGAGTCTCCCTATCTCAAATTTTTTGGTAGTGGTACTCAAAAAGTTACTCAAGAATTAAATAAACTTTTTCCCAATCTCAAATGTATTCGTTTTGATAGCGATACCACCAGAACTAAAGGCGCACACCGTCAACTGTTAGCGCGTTTTGCTGCGGGTGAAGCAGATATTTTGGTTGGTACCCAAATGCTGACTAAAGGATTAGATGTGGCAGGAGTAACTGTTGTGGGGGTAGTTGCTGCGGATGGTTTATTGCATCGTTCAGATTATCGGGCAGGAGAAAGAGCTTTTCAAACCCTAACTCAAGTAGCAGGAAGGGCAGGCAGAGGAGAAGAAACAGGTAGAGTTATTATTCAAACTTATTCACCTGAACACCCAGTGATTAAAGCAGTTCAAGAGCATGATTATGTTAGTTTTAGTAATACTGAACTGCAACAAAGAGCAGAATTAAATTATCCTCCTTATGGCAATTTAATTTTAATCAAATTCAGTGGAGTGGAAGAAAAGCAAGTACAACAAACCGCAGAAATTGTAGCCGAGCGATGTATTAATTTATTAAGTTCTCAAACTCAGATTTTAGGGCCTGCACCTGCTAGTATTATGAGGATTGCGCGTCGTTATCGCTGGCAAATCTTAATTAAGTTCGCTACTGAAGAAAAAGAACAACTACCAGATTTAAATCAATTACGTTCTCTTTGCCCTCAATCGGTAAGTATGGTTATTGATGTCGATCCGATGAATATTGATTGA